In the genome of Buchnera aphidicola (Artemisaphis artemisicola), one region contains:
- the rpmI gene encoding 50S ribosomal protein L35, with protein MSKIKTLKSAAKRFKKTASGKFKRKQANLRHILTKKTTNKKRHLRPKILVSKGDIDKVKSFLPYA; from the coding sequence ATGTCTAAAATTAAAACTTTAAAAAGTGCAGCAAAACGTTTTAAAAAAACTGCATCTGGTAAATTTAAGCGTAAGCAAGCAAATTTACGTCATATTTTAACAAAAAAAACAACAAATAAAAAACGTCATCTTCGTCCTAAGATTTTAGTATCTAAAGGAGATATAGATAAAGTTAAATCTTTTTTACCATATGCGTAA
- a CDS encoding iron-sulfur cluster assembly accessory protein, which translates to MNNNKINTYIPKKNDWKSISITKNAIKQILFLINLDSDNKGIRLGIKKSGCAGFRYTMKLVKNSEIIKQDRKEIVFFYKNVYIYISTQEIPFLEGVQIDFVKNNINTVFKFHNAKLDKFCGCGESFAIN; encoded by the coding sequence ATGAATAACAATAAAATTAACACTTATATTCCTAAAAAAAATGATTGGAAAAGTATTTCAATAACTAAAAATGCTATAAAACAAATTTTGTTTTTAATTAATTTAGATTCTGATAATAAAGGAATAAGATTAGGAATAAAAAAATCAGGATGTGCAGGATTTCGTTATACTATGAAATTAGTAAAAAATTCAGAAATAATAAAACAAGATAGAAAAGAAATAGTATTTTTTTATAAAAACGTTTATATATATATATCTACTCAAGAAATCCCATTTTTAGAAGGTGTTCAAATTGATTTTGTGAAAAATAACATTAATACAGTTTTTAAATTTCATAACGCTAAATTAGATAAATTCTGTGGTTGTGGTGAAAGTTTTGCAATAAATTGA
- the thrS gene encoding threonine--tRNA ligase: protein MPVIRFCDGSQQVYKNSVRLIEVIKHLQPNITKSIIAITVNSHFSNFNTLITEDSFVEFIKIQDNKALNVIRYSCAQLLSYAVKNIWPLAQISENNITNNGFYCDIDLKNKITEEDFVLLETDMKRLIKKEYNILHQLVSYDQAIEIFQKRCEKYKISLINKKNDPKKNIALYYHENYVDINIGMQVLNIKFCKNFKLQKIGGVYWEGNKKNKMLQRIYGTAWSNQKELEKYLNYLKELEKRDHRKIGVFLELYHMQEESPGMIFWHNKGWIIFNELENFVRKKLKEYKYQEVKTPLLIDKLIWQKSGHWDNYKNAIFTTPSEHREYCIKPMNCPGHVQIFNSELKSYRDLPIRIAEFGSCHRNEPSGSLHGLMRVRNFTQDDAHIFCTREQVRSEINNCIKMIYDLYSIFNFKKILVKLSTRPEKRIGTDSLWDQSEKDLSDMLIENHLSFQYQLGEGAFYGPKIEFILQDSLDRNWQCGTIQLDFYLPSRLNSFYINEKNERKVPVIIHRAILGSIERFIGILIEECSGNLPTWLSPIQVVIISVHNIGLDYIKKLVKTFSIINIRIESDIRNEKIGFKIREHTLRKIPYILICGEKEISANKISVRNRNGNCFTMIDVDVFIKKLQEEIITRSFYQMEE from the coding sequence ATGCCTGTAATAAGATTTTGTGATGGAAGTCAACAGGTCTATAAGAATTCTGTTCGATTAATAGAAGTTATTAAGCATTTACAACCAAATATAACAAAATCTATTATTGCTATTACTGTTAATAGTCATTTTTCAAACTTTAATACTTTAATTACAGAAGATTCTTTTGTAGAATTTATTAAGATCCAAGATAATAAAGCATTAAATGTTATTCGATATTCTTGCGCGCAACTTTTAAGTTATGCTGTAAAAAATATATGGCCACTTGCACAAATTTCTGAAAATAATATTACAAATAATGGTTTTTACTGTGATATAGATTTAAAAAACAAAATTACAGAAGAAGATTTTGTATTATTAGAAACTGATATGAAACGTCTTATTAAAAAAGAATATAATATATTACATCAATTAGTTTCTTATGATCAAGCCATTGAAATATTTCAAAAACGTTGTGAAAAGTATAAAATATCTTTAATAAATAAAAAAAATGATCCTAAAAAGAATATTGCTTTATATTATCATGAAAATTATGTAGATATTAATATAGGCATGCAAGTGTTAAATATAAAATTTTGTAAAAATTTTAAACTGCAAAAAATTGGAGGTGTTTATTGGGAAGGAAATAAAAAAAATAAGATGTTACAGCGTATTTATGGTACTGCTTGGTCTAATCAAAAAGAATTAGAAAAATATCTAAATTATTTAAAAGAATTAGAAAAAAGAGATCATAGAAAGATTGGTGTTTTCCTCGAATTATATCATATGCAAGAAGAATCTCCAGGAATGATTTTTTGGCATAATAAAGGTTGGATTATTTTTAATGAACTTGAGAATTTTGTTCGAAAAAAATTAAAAGAATATAAATATCAAGAAGTTAAAACTCCATTATTAATTGATAAATTAATATGGCAAAAAAGCGGGCATTGGGATAATTATAAAAATGCTATTTTCACAACACCATCAGAACATCGAGAATATTGCATTAAACCAATGAATTGTCCTGGTCATGTTCAAATTTTTAATAGTGAATTAAAATCTTATCGAGATTTGCCTATTCGAATAGCAGAATTTGGAAGTTGTCATCGTAATGAACCTTCAGGTTCATTGCATGGTCTTATGCGAGTACGTAATTTTACTCAAGATGATGCACATATTTTTTGCACGAGAGAACAAGTGCGTTCTGAAATTAACAATTGTATTAAAATGATATATGATTTATACAGTATATTTAATTTTAAAAAAATATTAGTTAAACTTTCTACTCGTCCAGAAAAACGTATTGGTACTGATTCTTTATGGGATCAGTCTGAAAAAGATTTATCTGATATGCTGATAGAAAATCATTTATCATTTCAATATCAATTAGGAGAAGGTGCTTTTTATGGACCGAAAATTGAATTTATTCTACAAGATTCTTTAGATCGAAATTGGCAATGTGGAACAATTCAACTTGATTTCTACTTACCATCACGTTTAAATTCATTTTATATTAATGAAAAGAACGAACGTAAAGTTCCTGTAATTATTCATCGGGCTATATTAGGTTCTATCGAACGTTTTATTGGTATATTAATTGAAGAATGTTCAGGAAATTTACCAACATGGTTATCTCCAATACAAGTCGTAATTATTAGTGTGCATAATATTGGTTTAGATTATATTAAGAAGTTAGTTAAAACTTTTTCTATTATCAACATTCGAATAGAATCTGATATAAGAAATGAAAAAATAGGCTTTAAAATTCGTGAACATACACTGCGTAAAATTCCTTATATACTAATTTGTGGAGAAAAAGAAATCAGCGCTAATAAGATATCTGTTCGAAATAGAAATGGAAATTGTTTTACAATGATTGATGTTGATGTTTTTATTAAAAAGTTACAAGAAGAAATTATTACTCGTAGCTTTTATCAAATGGAGGAATAA
- the pheT gene encoding phenylalanine--tRNA ligase subunit beta, with product MKFSEKWLREWIDLKVESHVLYDQISSAGIEVESIEKFKPVLNGVVVGKIIKCITHSQSDKLKIIKVDIGIKKLLNIVCGASNCRNGIKVAVATIGSLLKKNIKIDIKFIKGELSEGMLCSYFDLGMFYSNKVIELTHEIPLGTSINNCSLLQDNIIKVSITSNRPDGLSILGISRNIAAINNFRQVTLKQKIIPAVIQRKIKINIQSEKKCIRYSGRIIENINVNVDTPDWMKKKLFFSDMLSENIITNIINYVLIEFGQPLNALDSDYILEKNIIVRMAKDYENIVLQDNTQITLNKNILVFSDRKKILSLPGNINSHHVDINKNTKNIFLNAYLIKKGSMFDIFKLVNNNKILEYYNYGIDPLKQFDAIEYATDLIIKICGGIPGPINTKDINSFIFYNNKTIRLNHKVLNKKIGFFIHENIISKILYNLDYQLTFTKTFWDVVPPSWRFDILIEEDVISDIIRIYGYNNISLTPLQENLNIIKKNKSVDFLLSRSTTILVNKGYYEAINYGFIDPKICNIIFPNEEKILLSNPISQDMSCMRSSLWPGLLKNISYNKNRQQQSIRFFESGFCFSIDKEETLGIRQDMFLSGVISGNFIEENWHDKTRKVDFYDLKGDLESVLESICDINNIEFQRKLVSGLHPEQSAAIYLKNNYIGSIGAIDPRLEKKLNVNSATFLFEISFKNFLNIKPLKIKEISKFPTIRRDIAILIAEDIPAYAIIKKCKKFFTNKKVEINLFDVYSCKEFASQKKSLGISFIFQDEKKTLQDNEIDLMMNDCIKTLKEKFQVILRK from the coding sequence ATGAAATTCAGTGAAAAATGGTTACGTGAATGGATAGATTTAAAAGTTGAAAGTCATGTTTTATATGACCAAATTTCTAGTGCTGGTATTGAAGTTGAGTCAATAGAAAAATTTAAACCTGTGTTAAATGGAGTTGTAGTTGGCAAAATAATAAAATGTATTACGCATTCTCAATCTGATAAATTAAAAATAATAAAAGTAGATATAGGTATAAAAAAATTATTAAATATTGTATGTGGAGCGTCTAATTGTCGTAATGGGATAAAGGTTGCAGTTGCTACTATTGGATCTTTATTAAAAAAAAATATAAAAATTGATATCAAATTTATAAAAGGAGAATTATCTGAAGGAATGTTATGTTCTTATTTTGATTTAGGCATGTTTTATAGCAATAAAGTTATTGAATTAACTCATGAAATTCCTTTAGGAACTAGTATTAATAATTGTTCATTATTACAAGATAATATCATTAAAGTTTCTATTACATCTAATCGTCCAGATGGTTTAAGTATTTTAGGAATATCACGTAATATAGCTGCTATTAATAATTTTAGACAAGTTACTTTAAAACAAAAAATCATTCCTGCAGTAATTCAAAGAAAAATTAAAATCAATATTCAATCTGAAAAAAAATGCATTCGTTATTCAGGAAGAATTATAGAAAATATCAATGTAAATGTTGATACTCCTGATTGGATGAAAAAAAAATTATTTTTTTCTGATATGTTATCAGAAAATATAATTACTAATATTATTAACTATGTATTAATTGAATTTGGTCAGCCATTAAATGCATTAGACTCAGATTATATTTTGGAAAAAAATATTATAGTTCGTATGGCAAAAGATTATGAAAACATAGTTTTACAAGATAATACTCAGATAACTTTAAATAAAAATATATTAGTTTTTTCTGATAGAAAAAAAATATTATCTCTTCCTGGAAATATAAATTCTCATCATGTTGATATTAATAAAAACACTAAAAATATTTTTTTAAATGCGTATTTAATTAAAAAAGGTTCAATGTTTGATATTTTTAAACTTGTTAATAATAATAAGATATTAGAATATTACAATTATGGGATTGATCCATTAAAGCAATTTGATGCCATTGAGTATGCAACTGATTTAATTATAAAAATCTGTGGAGGAATTCCTGGTCCAATTAACACTAAAGATATTAATTCATTTATTTTTTATAATAACAAAACAATAAGGTTGAATCATAAAGTACTAAATAAAAAAATTGGGTTTTTTATTCATGAAAATATTATTTCAAAAATTTTATATAATCTTGATTATCAGTTGACTTTTACAAAAACTTTTTGGGATGTTGTGCCTCCTAGTTGGAGATTCGATATATTAATTGAAGAAGACGTAATTAGTGATATAATTCGAATATATGGATATAATAATATAAGTTTAACTCCGTTACAAGAAAACTTAAATATCATCAAAAAAAATAAATCAGTAGATTTTTTGTTAAGCAGATCTACTACTATATTGGTAAATAAAGGTTATTATGAAGCAATAAATTATGGCTTCATAGATCCTAAAATATGTAATATAATTTTTCCAAATGAAGAAAAAATATTATTATCTAATCCTATTTCTCAAGATATGTCTTGTATGCGTTCATCTCTATGGCCTGGTTTACTTAAAAATATTTCATATAATAAAAATCGTCAGCAACAAAGTATTCGTTTTTTTGAAAGCGGATTTTGTTTCTCTATAGATAAGGAAGAAACTCTTGGTATAAGACAAGATATGTTTTTATCTGGAGTTATAAGTGGAAATTTCATTGAAGAAAATTGGCATGATAAAACAAGAAAAGTAGATTTTTATGATTTAAAAGGAGATTTAGAATCTGTTTTAGAATCAATATGTGATATTAATAATATAGAATTTCAACGTAAATTGGTTTCTGGATTGCATCCTGAACAAAGCGCTGCAATATATCTAAAAAATAATTATATTGGTAGTATTGGTGCAATTGATCCTAGATTAGAAAAAAAACTAAATGTGAATAGTGCTACTTTTTTATTTGAAATATCTTTTAAGAATTTTTTAAATATTAAACCATTAAAAATTAAAGAAATTTCAAAGTTTCCTACTATTCGAAGAGATATTGCAATATTGATTGCAGAAGATATTCCAGCTTATGCTATTATTAAAAAATGTAAAAAATTTTTTACAAACAAAAAAGTAGAAATTAATTTATTTGATGTATATTCTTGTAAAGAATTTGCTAGTCAGAAAAAAAGTTTAGGTATTAGTTTTATTTTTCAGGACGAAAAAAAAACTTTACAAGATAACGAAATTGATTTAATGATGAATGATTGTATAAAAACATTAAAGGAAAAATTTCAAGTTATCTTAAGGAAATAA
- the rplT gene encoding 50S ribosomal protein L20 translates to MARIKRGVVAHARHKKILKQAKGYYGARSRIYRVAYQAVIKAGQYAYRDRRQRKRQFRQLWITRINAAVRQSQMSYNNFIFGLKKASINIDRKILSDIAVYDIFSFNILVQKAKEALL, encoded by the coding sequence ATGGCTCGTATAAAACGTGGTGTAGTAGCTCATGCTCGTCATAAAAAAATTTTAAAACAAGCAAAAGGTTATTACGGAGCTCGTTCTCGTATTTACAGAGTAGCGTATCAGGCAGTAATTAAAGCAGGTCAGTATGCTTATCGTGATCGAAGACAACGTAAAAGACAATTCCGTCAATTATGGATTACTCGTATTAATGCAGCTGTGCGTCAAAGTCAAATGTCTTATAATAATTTTATTTTTGGTTTAAAAAAAGCATCGATTAACATTGATCGAAAAATATTGTCTGATATTGCTGTGTATGATATTTTTTCATTTAATATATTAGTTCAAAAAGCAAAAGAAGCTTTATTATAA
- the queA gene encoding tRNA preQ1(34) S-adenosylmethionine ribosyltransferase-isomerase QueA, with protein sequence MRISDFSFNLPKSLISFYPYLIRSQCRLMIVDGNTHKLSHKYFFNIIDEINSGDLLILNDTKVIPARCFGYKNSGGKIEILVERILDFNKILVTIKNRKNINIGTNIFFGYKKKIMSSIIDYKNSFFTILFHNQINSAIDIINTIGEIPLPPYIKRFKNTLDTDFYQTVYKKKIGSIAAPTAGLHFDLPLLDDLRNKGVNIDYITLHIGSGTFQPIKTIKIEDHIMHSELVEVSSFLIQKIKSCKKQGGRIIAVGTSTLRALESAYNSSAWNKNKNFISDTDIFIYPGYKHNVVDALITNFHFPQSTLIMLVASFVGYKKTMNAYHEAIKHKYRFFSYGDAMYITFNKHASYEKVVA encoded by the coding sequence ATGCGAATTTCTGATTTTTCTTTTAATTTACCAAAATCACTTATATCTTTTTATCCTTATCTTATTCGAAGTCAATGTCGTTTAATGATTGTAGATGGAAATACTCATAAATTATCTCATAAATATTTTTTTAATATTATTGATGAAATTAATTCTGGTGATTTACTAATTTTGAATGATACAAAAGTGATTCCTGCTCGATGTTTTGGATATAAAAATAGTGGAGGTAAAATTGAAATTTTAGTTGAACGAATATTAGATTTTAATAAAATTTTAGTAACTATTAAAAATAGAAAAAATATTAACATTGGAACAAATATTTTTTTTGGATATAAAAAGAAAATTATGAGTTCTATTATCGATTATAAAAATTCTTTTTTTACAATTTTATTTCATAATCAAATTAATTCAGCTATTGATATTATTAATACTATTGGAGAAATTCCTTTACCTCCTTATATCAAAAGATTTAAAAATACATTAGATACAGATTTCTACCAAACTGTTTATAAAAAAAAAATAGGTTCTATTGCAGCACCTACTGCTGGACTGCATTTTGATTTACCTTTATTAGATGATTTACGTAATAAAGGTGTAAATATTGACTATATTACTCTTCATATAGGCTCTGGAACTTTTCAACCTATTAAAACTATTAAAATTGAAGATCATATTATGCATTCTGAATTAGTTGAAGTTTCTTCTTTTTTGATACAAAAAATTAAATCTTGCAAAAAACAAGGTGGTCGCATTATTGCAGTTGGAACTAGTACACTGAGAGCTTTAGAAAGCGCTTATAATTCATCCGCTTGGAATAAAAATAAAAATTTTATAAGCGATACTGATATTTTTATATATCCTGGTTACAAACATAATGTTGTTGATGCATTAATTACAAATTTTCATTTTCCTCAATCAACATTAATTATGTTAGTAGCTTCTTTTGTCGGTTATAAAAAAACTATGAATGCTTATCATGAAGCAATAAAGCATAAATATCGTTTTTTTAGTTATGGCGATGCAATGTATATTACTTTTAATAAACATGCTTCATATGAAAAGGTAGTTGCTTAA
- the infC gene encoding translation initiation factor IF-3 encodes MKGGKRVQLTRPNRINGEIRAIKVRLTGVEGNQIGIVHLREALEKSEELGLDLVEISPNAEPPVCRIMDYGKFLYEKSKSSKEQKKKQKIIQIKEIKFRPGTDEGDYQVKLRNLIRFLEDGDKVKITLRFRGREMAHQKIGVDVLNRIQNDLIELASVESFPSKIEGRQMIMILAPKKKQ; translated from the coding sequence ATTAAAGGTGGAAAAAGAGTTCAATTAACACGTCCTAATCGAATAAATGGTGAAATCCGTGCTATTAAAGTTCGTCTTACAGGCGTTGAAGGAAATCAAATAGGTATAGTTCATTTACGTGAAGCCTTAGAAAAATCTGAGGAATTAGGTTTAGATTTAGTTGAAATAAGCCCGAATGCTGAACCTCCTGTTTGTCGTATTATGGATTATGGAAAATTTCTTTATGAAAAAAGCAAGTCTTCTAAGGAACAAAAAAAGAAACAAAAAATAATTCAGATAAAAGAAATTAAATTTCGTCCAGGAACAGACGAAGGTGATTATCAAGTAAAATTACGTAATTTAATACGTTTTTTAGAAGATGGAGATAAAGTTAAAATTACTTTAAGATTTAGAGGTCGAGAAATGGCACATCAAAAAATTGGTGTTGATGTGTTAAATAGAATTCAAAATGATTTAATTGAGTTAGCAAGTGTTGAATCATTCCCATCTAAAATTGAAGGTCGTCAAATGATAATGATTTTAGCTCCAAAAAAGAAACAGTGA
- the ydiK gene encoding AI-2E family transporter YdiK has translation MQNPKEKMDLSQSILSLIFIISIGVISFLIIHPFILGFSWASMIVIATWPLMLRIQNFLGGKRFFAVIIMIAILLLLFIIPVFFLVKSLIATSIPLIHWFSSNTLEFPELSWLQDIPLVGKKIFTSYKELLDGDGGELIREIRPYMGRTTEFFIIQAKNCGLFFIHLTLMLLFSILFYWNGEKISSIIRYFAFRLSKKNGDAIVLLAAQAIRAVALGVVVTAFIQAVLSGIGLFISGIPYSVLLMIIIFFSCLIQLGPLPILIPSIIWLYWNNNPTWGTILLIWSCLVFILDHVLRAFFIRIGADLPILLILSGVIGGLLVFGIIGLFIGPVVLLIFYRLIISWMYGISISSFLKNTSLK, from the coding sequence ATGCAAAATCCAAAAGAAAAAATGGATTTATCACAGTCTATTTTATCACTAATATTTATTATTTCTATAGGTGTAATAAGTTTTTTGATAATTCACCCATTTATATTAGGATTTTCTTGGGCTAGCATGATTGTAATTGCCACTTGGCCTCTTATGTTAAGAATACAAAATTTTTTGGGAGGCAAACGTTTTTTTGCTGTAATAATAATGATAGCAATTTTGTTGCTTTTATTTATTATCCCAGTATTTTTTTTAGTAAAAAGTTTAATTGCAACAAGTATACCTCTTATTCATTGGTTTAGTTCAAATACTCTAGAATTTCCGGAATTATCTTGGTTACAAGATATCCCTCTTGTTGGTAAAAAAATATTTACTAGTTATAAAGAATTATTAGATGGTGATGGAGGAGAATTAATTCGCGAGATAAGACCTTATATGGGTCGTACAACTGAATTTTTTATTATTCAAGCTAAAAATTGTGGACTTTTTTTTATACATTTAACACTAATGTTATTATTTAGCATATTATTCTATTGGAATGGTGAAAAAATTAGCAGTATTATTCGTTATTTTGCATTTCGACTTAGTAAAAAAAATGGAGACGCTATTGTTTTATTAGCTGCTCAAGCAATTAGAGCTGTTGCTTTAGGAGTAGTTGTAACTGCTTTTATTCAAGCTGTTTTATCTGGAATAGGATTATTCATTTCAGGGATACCTTATTCGGTATTATTAATGATAATAATTTTTTTTTCTTGTTTAATACAATTAGGACCACTACCTATTTTAATTCCATCAATCATATGGCTGTATTGGAATAACAATCCTACTTGGGGTACAATATTATTGATTTGGAGTTGTCTTGTATTTATACTTGACCATGTTCTTAGAGCGTTTTTTATACGTATAGGAGCCGATTTACCTATTTTGTTAATTTTATCTGGAGTGATTGGTGGTTTATTAGTTTTTGGAATAATTGGTTTGTTTATTGGTCCAGTAGTATTATTAATATTTTATCGTTTAATAATATCATGGATGTATGGTATTTCAATTTCATCTTTTTTAAAAAATACATCATTAAAATAA
- the pheS gene encoding phenylalanine--tRNA ligase subunit alpha translates to MLTLNKLLNIIKIDIKNSKKIEELDEIRIKYLGKKGILTSYIKNLKNFSFEEKKKYSIMINKIKKEVIQTIDQKNTKLTNLILEERIKKEHIDISLPGRRIKNGVLHPITYTINSIVNFFLKLGFQSLNSPEIEDEYHNFDALNIPKNHPARNSQDTFWLDNNRLLRTQTSNMQIRILKKEKPPIRIIFPGKVYRNDYDSTHTPMFHQIEGLIVDKNINFSHLKWIIYNFLYDFFGKEISIKFRPSYFPFTVPSAEVDIINHKGKPLEVLGCGMVHPNVLKNVGINPKIYSACAFGMGIERIIMLRYDISDLRSFFENDIRFLKQFKYN, encoded by the coding sequence ATGTTAACTTTAAACAAATTGCTCAACATTATTAAAATAGATATAAAAAATTCAAAAAAAATAGAAGAATTAGATGAAATTCGTATTAAATATTTAGGGAAAAAAGGTATTTTAACTTCATATATAAAAAATTTAAAAAATTTTTCTTTTGAAGAAAAAAAAAAGTATAGTATTATGATTAATAAAATTAAAAAAGAAGTTATTCAAACAATTGATCAAAAAAATACAAAATTAACTAATCTTATTTTAGAAGAACGTATTAAAAAAGAACATATTGATATCTCTCTTCCTGGACGTCGCATCAAGAATGGTGTTTTGCACCCTATAACATATACTATTAATTCTATAGTAAATTTTTTTTTAAAATTAGGATTTCAATCATTAAATAGTCCTGAAATAGAAGACGAATATCATAATTTTGATGCTTTAAATATTCCTAAAAACCATCCAGCTAGGAATAGTCAAGATACTTTTTGGCTTGATAATAATCGTTTATTAAGAACCCAAACTTCAAATATGCAAATTCGAATTCTGAAAAAAGAAAAACCTCCCATTAGAATAATTTTTCCTGGCAAAGTATATCGTAATGATTATGATTCTACACATACACCTATGTTTCATCAGATCGAAGGTTTAATAGTAGATAAAAATATTAACTTTTCTCATTTAAAATGGATTATATATAATTTTTTATATGATTTTTTTGGAAAAGAAATTTCTATTAAATTTCGTCCATCTTATTTTCCTTTCACTGTACCTTCTGCAGAAGTAGATATTATTAATCATAAAGGAAAACCTTTAGAAGTATTAGGATGTGGTATGGTTCATCCTAATGTTTTAAAAAATGTTGGTATCAATCCAAAAATTTATTCTGCTTGTGCTTTTGGCATGGGAATTGAACGTATTATAATGTTACGTTATGATATTTCTGATCTTCGATCTTTTTTTGAAAATGATATAAGGTTTTTAAAACAATTCAAATATAATTAG
- a CDS encoding 3-deoxy-7-phosphoheptulonate synthase, translating into MKKTDELRTIRIDPLITPSELAQKYAITSDIMDTVITTRQNIARILTGEDLRLLVVIGPCSVHDPVAAVEYAHRLYELRVKYKDRLEIIMRTYFEKPRTVVGWKGLISDPDLNGSFRVNHGLALARKLLLDINALGMPAATEFLDIVIGQFIADLISWGAIGARTTESQIHREMASALSCPVGFKNGTDGNIKIAIDAIRAAKVRHLFLAPNKNGQMTINHTSGNPYGHIIMRGGRSPNYHSEDVDLAIQCLREFNLFERLMIDFSHGNCLKDHIRQKNVSKSVSNQISRGSQAIFGVMIESFLEEGFQKVVDNQTLIYGKSITDACLNWKDSTLIIQQLADAVDTRF; encoded by the coding sequence ATGAAAAAAACAGATGAACTACGTACAATACGAATTGATCCATTAATAACTCCATCTGAACTGGCACAAAAATATGCTATTACTTCAGATATTATGGATACTGTTATCACAACAAGACAAAATATTGCTCGTATTCTGACTGGAGAAGATTTGCGATTACTTGTTGTAATAGGTCCATGTTCCGTTCATGATCCTGTTGCTGCAGTAGAATATGCACATCGATTATATGAATTACGAGTAAAATACAAAGATCGTCTTGAAATTATCATGCGTACATATTTTGAAAAACCAAGAACAGTTGTTGGATGGAAAGGATTAATTTCAGATCCAGATTTAAATGGTAGTTTTCGAGTTAACCATGGATTAGCGCTAGCCCGAAAATTATTATTAGATATTAATGCATTAGGAATGCCTGCTGCAACAGAATTTCTTGATATAGTTATAGGTCAGTTTATTGCAGATTTAATTAGTTGGGGAGCTATTGGAGCAAGAACAACTGAAAGTCAAATTCATAGAGAAATGGCTTCTGCTCTTTCTTGTCCAGTAGGTTTTAAAAATGGCACTGATGGAAATATAAAAATTGCAATTGATGCTATTCGCGCTGCAAAAGTCCGCCACTTGTTTTTAGCTCCTAATAAAAACGGACAGATGACAATTAATCATACTAGTGGAAATCCATATGGACATATAATTATGAGAGGAGGACGTTCTCCTAACTATCATTCTGAGGATGTTGATTTAGCAATACAATGTTTGCGCGAATTTAATTTATTTGAACGTTTAATGATAGATTTTAGTCATGGTAATTGTTTAAAAGACCATATTCGTCAAAAAAACGTCTCTAAATCTGTTTCCAATCAAATTTCTCGTGGTTCTCAAGCTATATTTGGTGTTATGATTGAAAGTTTTTTAGAAGAGGGTTTCCAAAAAGTAGTAGATAATCAAACATTAATATATGGTAAATCAATTACCGATGCTTGTTTAAATTGGAAAGATAGTACTTTAATTATTCAACAATTAGCAGATGCTGTAGATACGCGTTTTTAA
- a CDS encoding integration host factor subunit alpha, producing MVLTKSEILENLFEKLQLTKQELKKFVDFFFEEVRKSLEKGEDVKLSGFGNFQIKNKKARPGRNPKTGENILITARRVVTFKAGRKLKSRIDYYYLKKK from the coding sequence ATGGTTCTTACAAAATCTGAAATTTTAGAAAATTTATTCGAAAAATTGCAATTAACTAAACAAGAATTAAAAAAATTTGTAGACTTTTTTTTTGAAGAAGTTAGAAAGTCTTTAGAAAAAGGAGAAGATGTTAAATTGTCTGGATTTGGAAACTTTCAAATAAAAAACAAGAAAGCTCGTCCTGGAAGAAATCCAAAAACAGGAGAAAATATTCTCATAACAGCTAGAAGAGTAGTTACTTTTAAAGCTGGTCGAAAACTCAAAAGTAGAATTGATTATTATTATTTAAAAAAAAAATAA